The nucleotide sequence CTTGCAACAGAGCCAGGGCTGCTGTGGCGCTGCCCTTGCCTTCGTTAATCAAAAAATTTGCATGCAGGGTTGAAAAAGCCATTCCCCCAAGCTTTCTGCCCTTGAAGCCCGCTTCATCCAGCAGCCTTCCGGCAGACATTTCAGGCGAGGGGTTTTTGAACACGCACCCCGCGCTCCAGGCCGTCACAGGTTGTTTAGACTTTTTCTTAAAAAAGTTGTGACGCATGCAATTACAGATGCCATCCCTTTCAGCAACGGTCAAGCCAAATGTGGCTTCCAAGACGATAAAATCATTCTTTTTCCCGTTGATACTAAGGGTGCGGTAGCCGTATTGCAGTGCACTTGCGCTGATACGCTCAATAGTGTTGTCTATAACTACCTGTACAGAATGGATATTTTTGCATGTTTCCGTACCGTGCGAGCCAGCGTTCATGGCTACCGCCCCGCCCACGCTGCCAGGTATGCCCACCAGCCCCTCAAGACCAGAAAGGCCGCTTGCAGAGCAAAAACGCAGCAACCGCGCCATGGGAACGCCCGCGCCTGCGCGCACCAAAATTTTACCGTCAGCCTCGCCCGCAATCTCCGGCCCGTCGTAAAAAAAAGGCCGTATCAAGACCAGGGGCAGCTCGCCGTCCTGCGCAAGAATATTGCTGCCAGCGCCCAATACCAGGGGAGTGCCGCCCAGAGCCTTCAATTTATCTGGTAGTAGATAAACATCCTCCCGCTGCTCAAGCACAAGTTCGGCAATGGCCGTTCCGCCCACCCGCAGGGTGGTGCGGGGCGCAAGAAAAGGCGCGGGCATCTCACGCATGGTTCTGTCCCTCAATCCACGCGGGGCCAAGCCGGGTAATACTGCCAGCGCCGAGGGTAAGCAGCACGTCACCCGCCTTGAGTATGCCCGGCAGGGCTGCGGCGATGTCGTTTAGCGTCTGAAAATACTCCACAGGCGTGGTGGAAACCTGACGAATGCCCTGCGCGAGGCTTTGGCCGGAAACCCCGGGGATGGGCTTTTCGGACGCGGCGTAAATTTCGGTAAGCAGCAGCTGGTCAACGTTGTCGAACACCTTGCAAAACTCGCCAAAATGGGCCTGCGTGCGACTGAAGCGGTGCGGTTGAAACGCCGCAACCAGACGACGACCCGGAAAAACCTGCCGCGCGGTGGCAAGTGTGGCCGCAATTTCCGCCGGGTGGTGCCCGTAGTCGTCAACCACGGTCACGCCTGCCCGCTCGCCCTTGAATTCAAAGCGACGCCCTACGCCGCCAAAGCCGTTGAGGCCTTCAGCGCATTTGTCAAAGCTGATGTCTACTTCCATAGCCGCGCCGATGGCGGCAAGGGCATTGAGCATGTTGTGACGGCCCGGCTGGGGCAGGCTGACCTTGCCCAGCTTTTTGCCGCTGCGCCATACCTCAAAATTGTTGCGAACGCCGCACTCAAGCGGCACAGCGCGCAGCACGTTGTCTTCAGCAAAGCCGTAGGTCAGCACAGGGCGCTTAACCCGCGCGAGCAACGCGCGTACGCCGGGGTCGTCGCCGCAGACGATGTTCAGGCCGTAAAACGGCACATTGTTCATAAACTCCACAAAAGCGGCGTCGATGCCATCGCGGGTCTTGTAGTGGTCGAGATGATCCTCGTCCACGTTTGTGACGACATTGATGATAGGCAGGAGGCACAAAAATGAGCCGTCCGATTCGTCTGCTTCGGCTATCAGATATTCGCCATGGCCGAGGTGCGCGTTGGTTCCGTAGGCATTGAGCCGCCCGCCGATGATCACGGTAGGATCAAGCCCGGCGGTATCAAAAATGGACGCGGTCAGCGACGTGGTGGTGGTTTTGCCGTGCGTGCCAGCTATGGCGATGCCCTGACGCAGGCGCATGAGCTCGGCCAGCATTTCCGCACGCGGAATAATGGCGATATTGCGGCGGCGGGCTTCGGCCAGCTCTGGGTTTTCATCGCTGATGGCCGTGGACTTGACGAGCACCTGCACGTCGCCCACGTTTTCCGCCGCGTGGCCCACGGCTACCTTTGCGCCAAGCTCCCGCAGGTGCCGCACAACAGCCGAATCACTCATGTCAGAGCCGGAGACCTCGTAGCCCTGATTGAGAAGAACCTCGGCAATACCGCTCATGCCCGCACCGCCGATACCAACCATATGAATACGCCGAATCTTGCTGTTCATGCTATACCTTTAAAGAAAGTCTAGATAATTTGAAGGGTTGAGTTTTCCCACAAATATCGCCACGGGCGCACTGCATGCTACCCAGAGAAATGACTACGCTGTTTCTTCGAGAACGGCCACCACGCGCGCGGCAGCATCAGGCCGTGCGGCGGAAAGCGCCGCCTCGGCCATGGGCTCGCGTTCGCCGGGCATGGTCAAAAGCCGCAACAGTATGTCCGACATGTGCTGTACGGCCATGCGACCCTCGGGAACAAGTACGGCTGCGCCGCTGCGGGTCAGCACCTCGGCGTTGCGGGTCTGGTGATCGTGTATGGCATAGGGAAAGGGCACAAGAACCGAGGGCAACCCGGCGGCGCAAAGCTCCGCCACCGTGCTGGCTCCGGCGCGGCACAGGGCGACGTCGGCCCAGGCATAGGCCCCGGCCATGTCGTCAATAAAGGCGGAGACGCAACCGGGCGCATAGCCCGCAGCCACATAGGCCGCGCGCACGCTGCCTTCGTCGGTGGTGCCGGTCTGGTGGCGAATTTCCACCCCTGCGCCACGAAATTCCGCAAGATTTTCCAGCATAAAGGCGTTGAGAGCGTGCGCGCCCTGCGATCCGCCCATGACCAGCAGGCGACGGCTCTGCCGCTGACGGTCGAGCTGCCCCACTTCGCTGACGGCGGCACGCACGGGGTTGCCGGTAAAAACGCATTTTTTCATGTCAAAACCGCTGGTGTTGGGCAGCGAAATACAAACGCGCCTCGCCAGCCGGGCCAAAAAGCGGTTGCTGGCCCCGGCGACGGCGTTCTGCTCGTGCAGCACGCCGGGCACGCCCAGCAGCCTTGCGGCCATCATGGGCGCAAACGCCGCATATCCGCCAAATCCAGCCACCACGTCAGGCCTGAAGCGGCGGATGATGCCCATGGCCTTGACCACGGCCAAAGCCATCTGCGCGCCCGCTCCCACGGCCTTGAAACCACGGCCAAGCAGCCCGCGCACGGGCAGCCCCTCAAAGGGGATACCCGCCTGACGCATCAGGCGTTCCTCCGGCCCGTAGAGCGAGCCCACAAACAGCAAGTTGGCATTGGGATTGCGACGCCGCAATTCCTCTGCCACAGCCAGTGCCGGAAAAATGTGCCCGCCGGTTCCGCCAGTCGTCAGGAGGATGTTGTCCATGTGTCCGCCGTCCTTGAAAAATTCATAAGCAGGCCCACGCACAGCATGGTGGCCAAAAGGTTACTGCCGCCGTAACTCATCAGGGGCATGGGCACGCCCTTGGGCGGCGCAACCCCCATAACCACGGCCAGGTTCATGACCGCGCCCATGGCAAGAATGGTGGTGAGGCCAAAAGCC is from Desulfovibrio desulfuricans and encodes:
- the murB gene encoding UDP-N-acetylmuramate dehydrogenase, translated to MREMPAPFLAPRTTLRVGGTAIAELVLEQREDVYLLPDKLKALGGTPLVLGAGSNILAQDGELPLVLIRPFFYDGPEIAGEADGKILVRAGAGVPMARLLRFCSASGLSGLEGLVGIPGSVGGAVAMNAGSHGTETCKNIHSVQVVIDNTIERISASALQYGYRTLSINGKKNDFIVLEATFGLTVAERDGICNCMRHNFFKKKSKQPVTAWSAGCVFKNPSPEMSAGRLLDEAGFKGRKLGGMAFSTLHANFLINEGKGSATAALALLQEAREAVLQRFGIALEPEVRIVPCLLP
- the murC gene encoding UDP-N-acetylmuramate--L-alanine ligase, whose amino-acid sequence is MNSKIRRIHMVGIGGAGMSGIAEVLLNQGYEVSGSDMSDSAVVRHLRELGAKVAVGHAAENVGDVQVLVKSTAISDENPELAEARRRNIAIIPRAEMLAELMRLRQGIAIAGTHGKTTTTSLTASIFDTAGLDPTVIIGGRLNAYGTNAHLGHGEYLIAEADESDGSFLCLLPIINVVTNVDEDHLDHYKTRDGIDAAFVEFMNNVPFYGLNIVCGDDPGVRALLARVKRPVLTYGFAEDNVLRAVPLECGVRNNFEVWRSGKKLGKVSLPQPGRHNMLNALAAIGAAMEVDISFDKCAEGLNGFGGVGRRFEFKGERAGVTVVDDYGHHPAEIAATLATARQVFPGRRLVAAFQPHRFSRTQAHFGEFCKVFDNVDQLLLTEIYAASEKPIPGVSGQSLAQGIRQVSTTPVEYFQTLNDIAAALPGILKAGDVLLTLGAGSITRLGPAWIEGQNHA
- the murG gene encoding undecaprenyldiphospho-muramoylpentapeptide beta-N-acetylglucosaminyltransferase, with product MDNILLTTGGTGGHIFPALAVAEELRRRNPNANLLFVGSLYGPEERLMRQAGIPFEGLPVRGLLGRGFKAVGAGAQMALAVVKAMGIIRRFRPDVVAGFGGYAAFAPMMAARLLGVPGVLHEQNAVAGASNRFLARLARRVCISLPNTSGFDMKKCVFTGNPVRAAVSEVGQLDRQRQSRRLLVMGGSQGAHALNAFMLENLAEFRGAGVEIRHQTGTTDEGSVRAAYVAAGYAPGCVSAFIDDMAGAYAWADVALCRAGASTVAELCAAGLPSVLVPFPYAIHDHQTRNAEVLTRSGAAVLVPEGRMAVQHMSDILLRLLTMPGEREPMAEAALSAARPDAAARVVAVLEETA